The window TGATTCTTAATGTCTTCAAACCGGGCCTGAGTTGGCGAAAAGATCTAACGGAAGCGCTGCAAAAAGAGAAAGACAAAGAGAAGGAAAAAGACAAAACCGCCGCGAGTGAAAAGGCTCAGCCTGGCAAAGGCCCCAGCATCAGCGATGACGCCAAGAAAGTCTCGCTCTCGCCCCTGGAGATTTTGAAGTCGTACATTCCCAAAAGCGTGCTGCAGCCGTTCAGCGAGAACATGGTGTTGACGGTGGCCGTGCTCGCGATCTTGATCGGAGCGGCTCTTCGTTCGCTGAAGCATGCCGACGATCCAGAGCTCCTGCCTTCGCTCGTTGTCTTCGAGCATCTAATCGTGGCCATCTATCAGATCATCATCAAAATGCTGATGTGGCTGATCGAACTGGCGCCGTATGCCATCTGCTTTGCCGTGGCAGGCGTGGTCGGTTCGACAGGCTTGAAGGCCTTCAAGCAGGTGGGAGTGTTCTTCCTTACCACAACAGTCGCGCTCAGCATTCATGCCTTCATTTACTATCCGCTCACGGCTTGGCTGATTGGTGGGAAGAGCCCGCTGCGGTACTTCAGCGAGGGGATCGGCGCGATCCTCACTGGCTTTTCGCTCAACAGTAGTCTGGCGACTGCTCCTCTCACATTGCAAGCGCTTGAACGTTTGCAGGTCAGCGAATCTTCGGCCCGCTTGAGCGCCTGTGTCGGCACGAACTTCAACAACGATGGCATCACGCTTTATGAAGCGATGACTGCTCTCTTCATCGCGCAGGCTGCCGGAATGGAGCTGACCATTGCCCAGCAGATCACCATTTTGCTCGCTGCGCTGGCCGGCAGTATGGGCATCGCCGGCATTCCCAACTCCGGCTTGATTATTCTCACCTTGGTGCTAAAAGCAGCGCAGCTCCCCGATGAAGTGGTGAATTACGCTCTGCCGATCGTATACAGCATCGACTTCATCATCGCACGTCTCCGCTCGGCGGTGAACGTGATGGGAGATCTGCAAGTGGCTATTCTTCTCGACGCTGGCCAACAGCAGGGCATGCCTCCCCAGGAATGACCGTCGCCTGCTTGCGACTTACCGCAACCTGAATAATTCCACCGACAATACCGAACCATTTGCGCAGTAATCGATATTATTTGCTAGACAAGCGGCGCACTCTCTTTCTCATCACGCGCCGTATCTAAAGGAACTGGGGGCTACATGCAACGGGCGACGATCCGGCCTAACAGGCCGATGGGGTTTACGTTGGTTGAGTTGCTGGTGGTGATTGCCATCATCGGCGTACTCGTGGCTCTCTTGCTTCCTGCCGTGCAGGCCGCCCGCGAATCGGCTCGCCGCATGCAATGCAGCAACAACGTGAAGCAACTCGTGCTCGCTTCGCACAATTTGCACGACACCTATCTCGTGTTTCCGCCGGCTGGTGCTGCCGGCAATGCTTGGAACGGCCGCGTTTCTCGTGAAGGTCCGTTCAAGGGACTGGCCGGTTCGTGGTTCTTTCACATCCTGCCATTTATCGAGCAGAGCAACTTGTACAACGGTGCGGTTGGCGCGGGCGGCGGCATGGATAGCACCTACAACGGTAAGCTCGTTTACAACTATCAGCTGAAGGCCTATCGTTGCCCATCCGATCGCAGCCCTGGTTTGCAGCGCAACTATGGCAATCCCGCCGGCCCCGATGCAACTCACGCGTTGAGCAATTACGGCGCGAACTATCTGGCTTTCGGCGATCCGATGACTGGTACGCAAGAAGGCGCCTCGAAGATGGCGACCTTCACCGATGGCACTTCGAATCTGGTCTTCATTGGAGAACGCTACAGCTGGTACGGCACCACTCCGCTGTCGTGCTTGTGGGCCAATTCCGAAAATCGCTGGAGCCCGCAGATCTGCCGCGCTCCCGGCTCGAGCAACAGCACGACGGCCGGCTATGCCCCGTGCCCGAAGTTCCAAGTGGCCGTCATTTACACGGTGGCCAACGACTCCACTTCAGGCGGCCAATCGTCGCATCCGGGCGTGATGAACATCGGCATGGGCGATGGCAGCGTGCGTGGCATTAACGGCTCGATCGCCGCCACCACTTGGGCCTACCTGTGCGATCCGCAGGATGGCAATCCGATTCCTGGCGACTTCTAATACGGTCTTTACCTCTCCCCATTTGAGTTCTCGATCAGCAACATGATGAAGCCTGCTCAGTTTGCGCTCCCACTCCTGGTCTGTATTGTCACTCTCACTGGTTGCGGCAAAGGTGTTCCCTCGGCCGTTTCGGGCAAGGTGCTGCTCGACGGCCAACCGCTGGCGGGAGCTTCAGTGCAATTGATTGCCAGCGGCAACGATGTGCTGGGAATGTATTCGCAAACGACCGACTCGGCCGGCAACTTTCGAATTTCCGAAAAAGGAAGCTCGAATAATCCGATCAAGCCGGGGAGCTACGTGGTGCTGGTCAGCAAGACCGAAATGCCAGCCATGGGCCAGGTGAACGAGCTCGTGCCGGTCATCTATATGGATCGCACCAAGAGCCCGCTGAAGGTGGAAATCACCAATGCCAACACGCAACTGCCGCCGCTCGAATTAAAGAGCGATGCGAAGTAGCTCCCAGCCAGCTTAGAATGACGGCAACCCCAGATTAGCAACAGATTTCGTTGCGGTTGCCATCATGACCTCCTCTTCCGAAAGCGATCGAGCGACGCCTGAAAAAAACGCGACGGCAAGTCGTCGCGCAATGATCGGCTGCCTGGGCATTCCGGCGCTCCTGCTTGTGCTGATCATTCTCGGGCTGGGCGTCTGGTATCAGGTCGAAATGAGGCAGGCGCGTCGCGCCTTGGCGACCGAGCTGAAGTACGTTCGCGAGCGTGGCGTGCCCCTTACCTCGCTCGATCTCGAAGACTCTTATCGACTCGATCCGCAGCGCGAAGACGTGACTGCAGAACTGCTGAAATTGTTGGCCATCGCCGACGATCGACAGTTGCAAACGCTGGCCGCTGCGTTGCCGATTGTGGGGAATGGCGCCAGTCCGCCGTCGCCGGGAAAAGACTGGCCACAACTGGACGAGGTCGAAGCGTATCTGGGCAAACATCAAGCAATGCGCGATTTCGTAGCCACATTGCCGAACCGTCCATTCACGGTGCGCTATCCCGTCGATCTGACACAGGGCATGAATGCGAAGCTCCCGCACGTGCAGCAAGTGCGACACGCCGCGCGCCTGCTGCAGTTGCAATGTCATGTCGATCTGCATCGCAACCTTCCGGCCGAAGCGGTCAAGCGAATTCTGGAAGTGCTCGCCCTCAGCGACACGCTGGCCAACGAGCCGATCATCATTTCGCAGCTCGTTCGTTGTGCGTTGCAAGGCGTGGCGCTGCGCATGCTGGCCGACACGCTGCAGCACGCCGACGTGAGCGACGCCGATTTGCTCCGCCTGCAAACTGCGTTGCAGCAGTTCGACGGTCAGCAGTCCTGGCGACAAGGGCTGCAAGGCGAACGCGCAATGGCTTACACGGCGAGTACGTTGCCGCTGAACAAAATTGGTTCGCCAACGCTGACCCGTGCCGATCTCGAGCGTTTTGCCAGTCGTCAGCCGCCGCGCCCGCATGATGCAGCTCTCACGCTGCGCATCTTCCGTCAAATGGAAGTTGCCACCGACGAGTCGCTGCTGAAAGCCATTGAAGCAGGAGCAGAAACCGATAGCGAAGTGAAGCTAATCGCCGCTCACCCGGTGAAGCGAGTCGTTCACATGCAGTCACTCCTCTACACGCCGGCCCTCGGAACCGGCGTGCAAGCTGCAGCCCGCACCGACGCCAGCTTGCAATCCGCCGCGACTGCCATCGCCGCCCTCCGCTTTCGCCGGGCCAATCGAGTTTGGCCCCAGCAGCTGAGTCAGCTCGTGCCGGAGTTTCTCACGGCCGTTCCCACCGACCCTTTCGACGGCCAGCCGCTGCGAATGGTCGTTACCGACAGCGAATTTAAGGTCTATTCGATCGGTAAGGACAAGGTCGACCAGGGTGGCGATCTCGCCGAGCCGCAAATGCGAGATCTGGGGTTCGTCGCGCCGTGGCGGGATGCGAAATGACGCAAAATAATTACAAATTTCCCAGATCTCTGCCAAAGTAAGCCTATTTCCAGCTCGTTCGATTGGAACGACCGGATTCCCGTCGTTACACTAAAAGTGTGTCCCTTGGAGTTTCGCCGCCAGGAGAAAACTCCCTCCCACTGGGTCCGCCCAAGTAAAGCATCCACCCGAATGAGCGCCGCAGGTTGCTGCGGCCCAGAAACGCGCCGGAGGCGTGCAACAATGCGATTTGCTGCCAGTCCCCGAACCTTTGCGCATCGACCGCGACTGGCAGCTCGCGCTTTCACCCTGGTTGAACTCCTGGTGGTGATTGCCATCATCGGCGCCCTGGTCGCACTCTTGCTGCCGGCAGTCCAAGCCGCCCGCGAAGCCGCCCGCCGTTCGCAGTGCACCAATAACCTGAAACAAGTCGCCCTTAGCTCGCACAATTTTCACGATACCTTCGGCAGGTTTCCGGCAGGCACGCTCGGCACACTCCCCACGCTCCCGGCCACGGGCGTTGATCTGGACAACGATCAATGCATTGGGGCCATCGCGTCGTTGCTCCCTTACATCGAGCAACAAGGCGCGGCGAATATGATTCATCGCAAGCTCGGTTACGACCAACGTGAGTCCTTCTGGGCCAATGATTCTTCGACCCTCGACGCAGCCCGCATGAAGACCAAGGTGCTCGTCTGCCCTTCGACCAATCCCTACGAACATCAGGCCGACAACACGATCGTGATGCAGTATCCGGTCGAAACGCAGCCCGCCGGTCCTTCGCCAACTGCCATCGTCTATTTCCAATACGCGATGCCTGATCCGGCCGGTCGAACGTTGGGCCGTACCAATTACGTCGGCTGCGGCGGCCTCGGCGCTGATATCCCTGGCTGGGAAAACTATCGCGGCGTTTTTTATAATCGCAGCAATACGCGCATGAGCGACATCACCGACGGCAACAGCAACACGCTGCTGTTCGGCGAAGCCATCGGCGGCAAACCGACTCCCAGCGCCAGCTCGCGGCAATACGGTTTCACTTGGATGGGCGTGGGATATCTGGCCAACTACCAAGGCCTGCGCGGCAAGTCGTGGAGCAGCTTCAGCTCGGAGCATCCCCGCGTGGTGCTGTTTGCATTAGCCGACGGCTCGGTGCGGCCGGTCAGTATGGGCATCGATCTCTACAACTACTTCGACGCCGCGAGCATCGCCGACGGCAGACTCACCAAGCTCGATCCTTGAGGTCGCGTACAGGATCCAGCTCATGTCATCCACAATTCGCTTCACTCTCGCGTCTCTCTGCCTCTCAATTGCAGTAGGTTGCGGCTCCAAGATTCCCGAAAGCCCGCCTGGTCCAGGGCCTGTCGGCGAAATCCGCGATACCGCCACGGGCAAAGTCATCATGCAGGCTCCCACGGTCAGTCCTTCCGGCACTCCCGTCCGTCAGCAGTTCCTCAGAAATCCCACACCGGCAACAGACAGCGCGCCACTTGATACACTGCCCAGTGGAGAGAAGCTGCGTTACACCCCGCCGAAGAGATAGGTCCTCATGCTGCGTCCATGCTGTTTGTTTGCAGCCATATTGCTGGCGGCTGCTGCCGGATTACCGACAGTGTGCCGCGCGCAGACCGACGAATCGCGCCTCGAGCTGCAGACCCAGGCCGTGCGCGCCATTCAAAACAACAATCATCAGCAAGCCATCGATCTCCTGGATGCTTTGCTGCGAGAAGACCCCAAGAACGCCAACGCTTTCTACCTGCGTGGCCGCGAAAACTTTTGCGTCGGCAATGTGAAAAAATCGGTGGCCGATCTCGATAAGTACGTCGAACTCGAGCCAGCGGCTGCATCGCGGCAATGGGAGCGCGGCATCTCATACTACTATGCCGGTGAATACGAAAAGGGGGCGAAGCAGTTCGAGCTCTATCAGACCTACCACAATCAGGACGTAGAAAATTCGGCATGGCGCTATCTGTGCGTCGCCGCGAAGGACGGCGTCGCTGCGGCCCAGAAGAACATGTTGCCGATCGAAGAAGATCGTCGCGTGCCGATGATGCAGATCTACGATCTCTATCGCGGCAAACTGCAGCCCGATGATTTGCTCAAAGCGATCGAAGCCGGCAGTCCACCGAAGGATGAACTGAACAAGCGAAACTTCTACGCTCACCTTTATCTCGGTTTGTGGTATCAAGCCGCTGACAAACGCGACCTGGCAAAGAAGCACATCACGCTCGCCGAGCAACACAAGATCGGCCATTACATGTGGGACGTTGCCCGCATCCACGCCGAGCTATTGCGGATCGAAGCTAAGAACTCGCCCGCGAAGACCGAGAAAAAAGACTAAGAAAAGCAAAGTGATGATCGATCTGCCCACTGACTTTGGCGACTTCGAGGAAGAACTGCCCGAACTGCCGATCAGCCACGAACGCTTCATGCGGATGGCCCTCGCCGAAGCGGAACAAGCCCTCGCCGAAAACGAAGTCCCCGTCGGCGCGATCATCGTGCAAGGCTCGCGCGTCATCGCCTCGGCCCACAACCAGCGCGAACAACTCAAAGATCCCACCGCCCACGCCGAGATGATCGCCATCACCCAAGCGGCAGAATCGCTAGGCGATTGGCGGCTCGAAGGTTGCACGCTCTACGTCACGCTCGAACCCTGCATCATGTGCAGCGGCGGCATCCTGCAGTCGCGCATTCCGCAGGTCGTTTACGGCGCGACCGATCCCAAAGCCGGCGCGGTCAACACGCTCTATCACCTGCTGAGCGACACGCGACTGAATCACCGCTGCCAAATCATCCCCGGCATTATGGCTCCGCCCTGCGGCGAGATCCTGTCGCGGTTCTTTCAGGCACAGCGGCGGTTGGGGAAGAAGTAAGACGCTGGCTATAATGAATTAGCCAAAGAGGTGATGATGAACATTCAACTAACCGACGATCAGTGGGCCAGCATCAAGCAGGATGGCAACTATCCGGTGCATGTGAGCGTTCCCGTGGATCAGGCGGCGTTTGTTTTGTTGCCGGCCGATGTCTACGAACGCTTTAAATCGCTGTTTGAAGCGGACCCACCGAGTGCGCAGGAACGTCAGCAGCATTTGCAACAGTTTGGTCGTCGGGCAGGCTGGGACGACCCGGCCATGAACATCTACGACGACCTCGATCCCCGCAGCAAGTCATGAGAGTTGCGCGCGGACAAATCGTGCTGGTCGATTTTCCCTTCAGCGATGGCACGGGAAGCAAGGTTCGCCCCGCAGTCGTCGTACAGAGCGATTCTTTGAATCAGCGCATCGACGATACTATTCTGGCCTCGATCAGCCGTTCGACGCATCGCGCTTCGGCAACCCAAATCCTCGTCGACTTGGCGACAGCGGACGGACAAGCTACGGGGCTGCGGCAAAACTCAATGATTCAATGCGAAAATCTGCTGACCTATGATCAGAACCTGATTGTCACCGCCATCGGCCAGTTGCCTGCAACATTGATGACTCGCGTAGAAGCAGCCCTCCGCATCGCCTTGGAAATCTAAAGCCTTTTAGTATTCCGGCCCGCACACTCGCAGTATGATTGCCGTTGGGGCGGAGGCTGGCACGTGACATTCCGACTGCGCGACGTCTTTTGGCTGATCTTTGTCATTGCGCTCGTTTGCACTTTTTGGCGAATGAGAGTTCACACGCAACGCCTCAGCATGGAGGCGCGCTATTATCGCTCGGCTGCTCCGCCGCTTGAGATCATCGACATGCCGATGCCCGAGTTGCTGGCACAGCTCGAAGCCAGCCACGGCGTGAAAATCGAAGTCGACTGGCCAAGTGTCACAGAAGCGACCGGTCTGGACCTAAACAGCAAAGTCACGCAAAACCTGGTGGATGCTTCGCTCCCCTGGGTTGTGGAGCGGGTCTTCTATAACTTGGTTGTGATCGAAGGAACCGATCAGGGCATTCGCT is drawn from Anatilimnocola floriformis and contains these coding sequences:
- a CDS encoding DUF1559 domain-containing protein, with product MRFAASPRTFAHRPRLAARAFTLVELLVVIAIIGALVALLLPAVQAAREAARRSQCTNNLKQVALSSHNFHDTFGRFPAGTLGTLPTLPATGVDLDNDQCIGAIASLLPYIEQQGAANMIHRKLGYDQRESFWANDSSTLDAARMKTKVLVCPSTNPYEHQADNTIVMQYPVETQPAGPSPTAIVYFQYAMPDPAGRTLGRTNYVGCGGLGADIPGWENYRGVFYNRSNTRMSDITDGNSNTLLFGEAIGGKPTPSASSRQYGFTWMGVGYLANYQGLRGKSWSSFSSEHPRVVLFALADGSVRPVSMGIDLYNYFDAASIADGRLTKLDP
- a CDS encoding dicarboxylate/amino acid:cation symporter, producing the protein MNECPPKPEPKSSFSWSPLGWPLPVRVVLGVTLGAIIGFYAGDRDIRYGWTTAHLGEIAKLYIQLLTALATPLIFFAVIEAFVKTQISGAQGLKMFVVCAVNIAFAFAVGLLILNVFKPGLSWRKDLTEALQKEKDKEKEKDKTAASEKAQPGKGPSISDDAKKVSLSPLEILKSYIPKSVLQPFSENMVLTVAVLAILIGAALRSLKHADDPELLPSLVVFEHLIVAIYQIIIKMLMWLIELAPYAICFAVAGVVGSTGLKAFKQVGVFFLTTTVALSIHAFIYYPLTAWLIGGKSPLRYFSEGIGAILTGFSLNSSLATAPLTLQALERLQVSESSARLSACVGTNFNNDGITLYEAMTALFIAQAAGMELTIAQQITILLAALAGSMGIAGIPNSGLIILTLVLKAAQLPDEVVNYALPIVYSIDFIIARLRSAVNVMGDLQVAILLDAGQQQGMPPQE
- the tadA gene encoding tRNA adenosine(34) deaminase TadA; translated protein: MIDLPTDFGDFEEELPELPISHERFMRMALAEAEQALAENEVPVGAIIVQGSRVIASAHNQREQLKDPTAHAEMIAITQAAESLGDWRLEGCTLYVTLEPCIMCSGGILQSRIPQVVYGATDPKAGAVNTLYHLLSDTRLNHRCQIIPGIMAPPCGEILSRFFQAQRRLGKK
- a CDS encoding DUF1559 domain-containing protein gives rise to the protein MQRATIRPNRPMGFTLVELLVVIAIIGVLVALLLPAVQAARESARRMQCSNNVKQLVLASHNLHDTYLVFPPAGAAGNAWNGRVSREGPFKGLAGSWFFHILPFIEQSNLYNGAVGAGGGMDSTYNGKLVYNYQLKAYRCPSDRSPGLQRNYGNPAGPDATHALSNYGANYLAFGDPMTGTQEGASKMATFTDGTSNLVFIGERYSWYGTTPLSCLWANSENRWSPQICRAPGSSNSTTAGYAPCPKFQVAVIYTVANDSTSGGQSSHPGVMNIGMGDGSVRGINGSIAATTWAYLCDPQDGNPIPGDF
- a CDS encoding type II toxin-antitoxin system PemK/MazF family toxin, with protein sequence MRVARGQIVLVDFPFSDGTGSKVRPAVVVQSDSLNQRIDDTILASISRSTHRASATQILVDLATADGQATGLRQNSMIQCENLLTYDQNLIVTAIGQLPATLMTRVEAALRIALEI